The following proteins come from a genomic window of Pararhodobacter sp.:
- a CDS encoding phage tail tube protein, whose product MPIYWSEKVLLVALESTYGTAPTLLAADAILASDIRLTPMEGQDLSRNLERPFMGAQSTIPVDVHAKLAFKTELLASGTAGTPPVIGKLMRACGCAEVVTANTSVAYNPVSRGHESAALHLWIGDTRYALTGIRGTATIRVNASGIPMVEFELTGLFVMPTEATPVVPDLDAQLDAEVLAATTANTPTFTINSVAMVMRSFALAMGNQVEPRFLVGSDSVMITGRTDTIETTVEAKSLSAFNPFALAKASTPLPVSLVHGTAAGKIITLSVPTAQMQRLSGLEEQQGIKEWPLKLAPLPNAGNDQWTLTFT is encoded by the coding sequence ATGCCCATTTACTGGTCCGAAAAAGTCCTGCTTGTCGCTCTGGAAAGCACCTATGGCACTGCGCCGACCTTGTTGGCGGCAGATGCAATCCTGGCCTCGGACATCCGGTTGACGCCGATGGAAGGTCAGGACCTGAGCCGCAATCTCGAGCGCCCGTTCATGGGCGCACAATCGACGATCCCGGTCGATGTTCATGCCAAGCTTGCCTTCAAGACCGAGCTGCTCGCCTCTGGCACGGCCGGCACGCCGCCGGTGATTGGCAAGCTGATGCGGGCTTGTGGGTGTGCAGAGGTCGTCACCGCAAACACGTCGGTTGCCTACAATCCGGTCAGCCGTGGGCATGAGAGCGCGGCCCTGCACTTGTGGATCGGCGATACCCGCTACGCGCTGACCGGCATTCGCGGCACTGCCACAATTCGTGTCAACGCCAGCGGCATTCCAATGGTCGAATTCGAATTGACCGGATTGTTTGTCATGCCGACCGAGGCTACGCCTGTTGTGCCCGATCTGGATGCTCAACTTGATGCCGAGGTCCTGGCCGCCACGACCGCAAACACGCCGACCTTCACCATCAATTCGGTGGCAATGGTGATGCGCAGTTTTGCGCTGGCGATGGGCAACCAGGTCGAGCCTCGATTTCTGGTGGGGTCGGATAGCGTCATGATCACCGGGCGGACCGATACGATTGAAACAACCGTTGAAGCAAAGTCGCTTAGCGCCTTCAACCCCTTCGCCCTTGCCAAAGCGTCGACACCGCTTCCAGTGAGCCTGGTCCACGGGACCGCCGCCGGAAAGATCATCACCCTGTCCGTGCCCACCGCACAAATGCAGCGTCTTTCAGGCCTTGAGGAACAGCAGGGCATCAAGGAGTGGCCGCTCAAGCTCGCACCGTTGCCCAATGCTGGGAACGACCAGTGGACCCTGACCTTTACCTGA
- a CDS encoding phage tail length tape measure family protein codes for MNRLATATGANVMQTANLAAQFNDIGVMMAAGQNPLQLALQQGTQINQVFARMGSVRQVVGSIGAAFAQIINPMSLATIGIIAFGAMGVQWLLSLREEVVSVEDALADLKSAVDELEAASRLASPRGLVELERQYGNVTASVLRLAAAEERAARSRADGPASSFSILPIRAGR; via the coding sequence ATGAACCGTCTCGCGACGGCGACTGGTGCCAATGTCATGCAAACCGCCAACCTCGCGGCCCAATTCAATGACATTGGCGTCATGATGGCGGCGGGGCAGAACCCGCTGCAATTGGCTTTGCAGCAAGGCACCCAGATCAACCAGGTTTTTGCCCGCATGGGCAGCGTCAGGCAGGTTGTCGGGAGCATCGGCGCGGCGTTTGCACAGATCATCAACCCGATGTCCCTGGCAACCATCGGCATTATTGCTTTTGGGGCGATGGGCGTTCAATGGCTTTTGTCGCTGCGCGAAGAGGTCGTTTCGGTTGAAGATGCTCTGGCCGATCTGAAGAGCGCCGTTGACGAGTTGGAAGCCGCTTCGCGTTTGGCTTCTCCCCGTGGCCTCGTAGAACTCGAGCGGCAATACGGAAATGTAACAGCCTCTGTCCTACGACTTGCCGCCGCAGAAGAGCGTGCGGCTCGTAGCCGCGCCGATGGCCCAGCTTCGAGCTTTTCAATCCTCCCAATCCGCGCTGGCAGGTGA
- a CDS encoding IS3 family transposase (programmed frameshift), with amino-acid sequence MEHAQKKKTSKPYSPEFRERAVRLAMEHRDDYQSEAAALTAIAGKLGCSPDSLRVWMRQVQRDGGERPGPTGVEIARIKELERENRELRQANEILRKASAYFCPGGARPPVSQIIDFIEESREAFGVEPICRALQFAPSTYYDRRAIARDPDRASARAKSDAALSLKIDAAWDANRKLYGARKVWHVLRRQGEYAARCTVERLMRRLGLRGVVRGKKVITTNPDASLPCPDDKVNRLFMADRPNKLWVSDFTYVPTWSGTVYVAFVIDVFARRIVGWRTSTSMKTQFVLDALDQAIWQRKTPDNKSLVHHSDRGSQYLSIKYTERLAEAEIDLSVGTVGDAYDNALAECVIGLFKTEVINQIGPWKSMREVEWETLKWVDWYNNRRLLGPIGYIPPAEAEEAFYANLNTLDMVA; translated from the exons ATGGAACATGCACAAAAGAAGAAGACTTCGAAGCCGTATTCACCCGAGTTCCGCGAACGCGCGGTGCGGCTGGCGATGGAACACCGCGATGATTATCAAAGCGAAGCTGCAGCGCTGACAGCGATCGCGGGCAAATTGGGCTGTTCGCCGGACAGTCTTCGCGTTTGGATGCGACAGGTCCAGCGCGATGGCGGCGAGCGGCCGGGACCTACCGGCGTCGAGATTGCGCGGATCAAAGAGCTTGAACGCGAGAACCGGGAATTGCGGCAGGCGAACGAGATCCTGCGCAAAGCTTCAGCGTATT TTTGCCCAGGCGGAGCTCGACCGCCCGTTTCGCAAATAATTGATTTCATTGAGGAAAGCCGAGAGGCATTCGGGGTCGAGCCGATCTGCAGGGCGCTGCAGTTTGCCCCATCCACCTATTATGACCGACGTGCCATTGCACGTGATCCTGACCGGGCTTCAGCCCGGGCCAAGTCTGATGCCGCCTTGAGCCTCAAGATCGATGCGGCCTGGGATGCGAACCGCAAACTCTATGGCGCGCGGAAAGTCTGGCATGTCTTGCGACGGCAGGGTGAATACGCTGCCAGATGCACGGTGGAGCGGCTGATGCGCCGTCTGGGCCTCAGGGGCGTGGTTCGCGGCAAAAAGGTCATCACAACCAACCCTGACGCATCGCTGCCATGCCCCGATGACAAGGTGAACCGTCTCTTCATGGCAGATCGGCCGAACAAGCTGTGGGTTTCAGACTTCACTTACGTGCCCACATGGTCGGGGACGGTCTATGTTGCCTTCGTGATTGATGTATTTGCCCGACGGATCGTGGGGTGGCGCACCTCAACTTCGATGAAGACGCAGTTCGTGCTCGATGCGCTGGATCAAGCAATCTGGCAAAGAAAGACTCCAGATAACAAGAGCTTGGTGCATCACTCGGATCGAGGATCCCAATATCTGTCGATCAAATACACCGAACGCCTAGCCGAGGCGGAGATCGATCTCTCTGTCGGGACAGTCGGTGACGCCTATGACAACGCACTGGCCGAGTGCGTCATCGGCCTCTTCAAAACGGAGGTAATCAACCAGATCGGGCCTTGGAAATCAATGCGCGAGGTTGAATGGGAAACCCTGAAATGGGTCGATTGGTATAACAACCGCCGCCTACTCGGCCCTATCGGATACATCCCGCCCGCAGAAGCAGAGGAGGCGTTCTATGCAAACCTGAACACACTCGATATGGTCGCCTAG
- a CDS encoding Mu-like prophage major head subunit gpT family protein produces the protein MLVNAANLDALRVGYKATFQGALDQAPSQHARVATVVSASTKEQKYGWLGKIPNVREWLGPRAIQNLSQHDYSIKEKAWELTIAVDKDDIETDNLGIYTPLFAEMGLSAGSKWDQLSFGLLKNGFSTECYDGQNFFDTDHPVLDEDGKPQSVSNSGGGSGTSWFLMDTSRALKPIILQKRRDFTFSSMTDLTSPNVFMNKEFIYGTDARANVGFGFWQFAYGSKQTFDAAAYGTARSALSGMKGDFGRPLGLMPNLLVVPPALESAARKVLNSEFGSGGETNEWKGTASCWLCLGWREG, from the coding sequence ATGCTCGTTAATGCCGCAAATCTTGACGCCTTGCGCGTCGGCTACAAAGCCACCTTTCAAGGTGCGCTCGACCAAGCCCCTTCTCAACACGCGCGTGTCGCAACAGTCGTCTCTGCTTCGACCAAAGAGCAGAAATACGGCTGGCTTGGGAAGATCCCCAATGTGCGCGAATGGCTGGGGCCCCGTGCCATCCAGAACCTGTCGCAGCACGACTATTCGATCAAAGAAAAGGCGTGGGAACTGACCATCGCGGTCGACAAGGATGATATCGAAACCGATAACCTCGGGATCTATACGCCGCTGTTCGCCGAAATGGGCTTGTCGGCGGGGTCGAAGTGGGACCAGCTTTCCTTTGGTCTTCTGAAGAACGGCTTCTCGACTGAATGCTACGATGGGCAGAACTTCTTCGACACCGATCACCCGGTTCTCGATGAAGACGGCAAACCGCAATCCGTGTCGAACTCCGGCGGCGGCTCAGGCACGTCGTGGTTCTTGATGGACACGTCGCGTGCCCTCAAGCCGATCATCTTGCAAAAGCGGCGCGACTTTACCTTTTCGTCGATGACTGACCTGACCAGCCCGAACGTGTTCATGAACAAGGAATTCATCTACGGCACGGACGCACGCGCCAATGTGGGGTTTGGCTTCTGGCAGTTCGCCTATGGCTCGAAGCAGACCTTCGACGCGGCGGCCTATGGTACGGCGCGCAGTGCGCTGTCGGGGATGAAGGGCGACTTTGGCCGCCCGCTCGGCCTGATGCCCAACCTGCTGGTCGTGCCGCCCGCACTGGAAAGCGCCGCACGCAAGGTCCTCAACAGCGAGTTTGGCAGCGGTGGTGAGACCAACGAATGGAAAGGCACGGCGAGTTGCTGGTTGTGCCTTGGTTGGCGTGAGGGTTGA
- a CDS encoding DUF1799 domain-containing protein — translation MPAHLCRRGGRCQTGKLTEAGRRWARGDLAEGHRDEVAEDARRWGLSHVPGRHATQADGLWPDHIEAMQAFLAVAGQWRSVAFPNGALLWSGLDYAAAAAAFALSGLNPSPSVWEQVRQIESGAIEELNRVR, via the coding sequence GTGCCTGCGCACCTATGTCGACGCGGTGGCCGGTGCCAAACGGGGAAACTGACCGAGGCAGGGCGGCGTTGGGCGCGCGGCGACCTTGCCGAGGGACACCGTGATGAAGTCGCCGAGGATGCAAGACGCTGGGGGCTAAGCCACGTTCCCGGTCGCCATGCCACCCAAGCCGACGGGCTCTGGCCGGATCACATCGAGGCCATGCAGGCGTTTCTGGCGGTCGCCGGGCAATGGCGCAGCGTCGCCTTTCCCAACGGGGCCTTGCTCTGGTCTGGCCTCGACTACGCCGCCGCTGCCGCCGCCTTTGCGCTGTCTGGTCTCAATCCGTCACCCAGCGTTTGGGAACAAGTCCGGCAAATCGAGTCCGGCGCCATAGAGGAGCTAAATCGTGTCCGCTGA
- a CDS encoding DUF1320 domain-containing protein, whose protein sequence is MTYATLQGLTDRYGAEMIERLTDRADPPAEAIDTSVVDRALLDTDGVIDGYLRARYLTPLPEVPAQVADVALSIAIWKLHRWSPDEKIAEDYRDALRTLREIAAGTIILTVATSAPSATGGTGARLTDRERPLTAANLKGFI, encoded by the coding sequence GTGACCTATGCCACGCTTCAGGGATTAACCGACCGTTACGGCGCCGAGATGATCGAGCGCCTGACGGATCGCGCGGATCCCCCCGCCGAGGCCATCGACACCAGCGTCGTCGATCGCGCTTTGCTCGACACTGATGGCGTGATCGACGGCTATCTGCGCGCACGGTATCTGACGCCTCTGCCCGAAGTGCCGGCACAGGTTGCGGATGTCGCCTTGTCGATTGCGATCTGGAAACTGCACCGCTGGTCGCCAGATGAGAAAATCGCCGAGGATTACCGTGATGCTCTGCGGACCCTGCGCGAGATTGCCGCCGGCACCATCATCCTGACGGTGGCGACATCGGCACCATCGGCCACCGGAGGCACCGGCGCGCGGCTGACCGATCGCGAACGCCCGCTGACCGCGGCGAACCTCAAGGGGTTCATCTGA
- a CDS encoding NlpC/P60 family protein, translating into MSWSNRYVGLPFAEFGRDRAGCDCWGLACIIYREEMNIALPEYVGAYSSADEHSEIAALISGAATSPLWVPVAGTAMAFDIAVFRRGRFSTHLGIVIHHGIMIHMAGEDQSKVQGYTDGPYKHRFAGHFRHASKALERPVQLISEAAR; encoded by the coding sequence ATGAGCTGGTCAAATCGTTACGTCGGTCTTCCTTTTGCCGAATTCGGCCGCGACCGTGCGGGCTGCGATTGCTGGGGGCTGGCCTGCATCATTTACCGCGAAGAGATGAACATCGCGCTGCCGGAGTATGTGGGCGCGTATTCCTCGGCTGACGAGCACAGTGAGATCGCTGCGCTGATTTCCGGGGCCGCGACCTCGCCCCTCTGGGTGCCGGTCGCGGGAACCGCGATGGCCTTTGACATCGCCGTATTCCGGCGCGGGAGGTTCTCGACGCATCTGGGGATCGTGATCCACCACGGCATCATGATCCACATGGCAGGTGAGGATCAGTCCAAGGTCCAAGGCTATACGGATGGCCCCTACAAGCACCGGTTTGCCGGTCATTTTCGGCATGCTTCAAAAGCCCTTGAACGCCCCGTTCAACTGATTTCCGAGGCGGCGCGATGA